A DNA window from Amycolatopsis sp. DSM 110486 contains the following coding sequences:
- a CDS encoding DegT/DnrJ/EryC1/StrS aminotransferase family protein — protein MSGQPADQQVLLGRPTVGEEELAAVAEVFRSGWLAGAGPACRRFEERFAQTTGTAHALTTSSCGAALFLGLKVLGVRPGDEVIVGDYTFPATGHAVLQAGAKPVFADIRPDIFSADPAAIEALITPRTVGILAVDVAGLPGDFDEYRAIADKHGLWLFEDAACSAGATYKTRPAGSLADLAAFSFHGRKGITAGEGGALVSNREDLIAHARKMHTYGIEPAISREGSGTLPIPEFHELGWNFRLSDIQAAIMGVQLDRLPDLLAARRSVAKRYHEVFADVEQLTAPVELPDREHPWQAYLLTVAPEVSRDALALRIREQGVQCNFGTYASHLQPVYGEQQPLPVSADAFRRQLAIPMHAELTEAEVDRVVTTVRDAVRALG, from the coding sequence ATGTCTGGACAACCGGCCGACCAACAGGTGCTGCTCGGGAGGCCGACAGTCGGCGAGGAGGAGCTGGCGGCGGTCGCCGAGGTGTTCCGCTCGGGCTGGCTCGCCGGCGCCGGTCCCGCGTGCCGCCGCTTCGAGGAGCGGTTCGCGCAGACCACGGGCACCGCGCACGCCCTGACCACCAGCAGCTGCGGCGCCGCGTTGTTCCTCGGCCTGAAGGTGCTCGGCGTGCGGCCGGGCGACGAGGTCATCGTCGGCGACTACACGTTCCCCGCCACCGGCCACGCCGTGCTGCAGGCCGGCGCGAAGCCCGTGTTCGCCGACATCCGGCCGGACATCTTCAGCGCCGACCCGGCCGCGATCGAAGCCCTGATCACGCCGCGCACGGTCGGCATCCTCGCCGTGGACGTCGCCGGTCTGCCGGGCGACTTCGACGAGTACCGCGCCATCGCCGACAAGCACGGCCTGTGGCTGTTCGAGGACGCCGCCTGCTCGGCCGGCGCCACGTACAAGACGCGCCCGGCCGGCAGCCTCGCCGACCTCGCCGCGTTCTCCTTCCACGGCCGCAAGGGCATCACCGCGGGCGAGGGCGGCGCGCTCGTCTCGAACCGCGAAGACCTCATCGCCCACGCGCGCAAGATGCACACCTACGGCATCGAGCCGGCCATCAGCCGCGAGGGCTCGGGCACGCTGCCGATCCCGGAGTTCCACGAGCTCGGCTGGAACTTCCGCCTGTCGGACATCCAGGCCGCGATCATGGGCGTGCAGCTCGACCGGCTGCCCGACCTGCTCGCCGCCCGCCGCTCCGTGGCCAAGCGCTACCACGAGGTGTTCGCCGACGTCGAACAGCTCACCGCGCCCGTCGAGCTGCCCGACCGCGAGCACCCTTGGCAGGCCTACCTGCTCACCGTCGCGCCTGAGGTCAGCCGCGACGCGCTGGCGTTGCGTATCCGCGAACAGGGCGTTCAGTGCAATTTCGGGACGTACGCTTCGCACCTGCAGCCGGTGTACGGCGAGCAGCAGCCGCTGCCCGTCTCCGCCGACGCGTTCCGCCGGCAGCTGGCGATCCCGATGCATGCGGAGCTGACTGAAGCCGAGGTGGACCGTGTGGTGACGACCGTGCGTGATGCCGTTCGCGCGCTCGGCTGA
- a CDS encoding NAD-dependent epimerase/dehydratase family protein — protein sequence MSEKKVFFTGGGGFIAAHVIPLLLDGGYTVRIFDNMTRGDRARVNEFVATGKVELVEQDVRYGGAVREAIRGCSHVIHFATVSINKSIADPHESIDINMTGNHNVFAAAADEGVERLVFASTASVYGEPKRLPMHEDDELRPLTPYCISKRAGEDLLGFYERTKGLSWNALRFFNVYGPGQKIEAYYTSVINHFIQRLRAGQPPIIDGRGDQSMDFVHVSDLARSVVAALESEQSNLPINIGTGVDTSIATLAKILIEAVGVDVQPQFNERDVLVSRRAADITRAREMLGWEPTISVEEGMRALVRDSE from the coding sequence ATGTCCGAGAAGAAGGTGTTCTTCACCGGCGGCGGTGGGTTCATCGCCGCGCACGTCATCCCGCTGCTGCTGGACGGCGGGTACACCGTCCGCATCTTCGACAACATGACCCGCGGCGACCGCGCTCGCGTGAACGAATTCGTGGCCACCGGCAAGGTCGAGCTGGTCGAGCAGGACGTGCGCTACGGCGGCGCGGTGCGCGAGGCCATCCGCGGCTGCTCGCACGTGATCCACTTCGCCACGGTCTCGATCAACAAGTCGATCGCCGACCCGCACGAGTCGATCGACATCAACATGACCGGCAACCACAACGTGTTCGCCGCGGCCGCCGACGAGGGTGTCGAGCGCCTGGTGTTCGCGTCTACCGCTTCGGTCTACGGCGAGCCCAAGCGCCTGCCGATGCACGAGGACGACGAGCTGCGCCCGCTCACGCCGTACTGCATCTCCAAGCGCGCCGGCGAGGACCTGCTGGGCTTCTACGAGCGCACCAAGGGCCTGTCGTGGAACGCGCTGCGCTTCTTCAACGTGTACGGCCCGGGCCAGAAGATCGAGGCCTACTACACGTCGGTGATCAACCACTTCATCCAGCGCCTGCGCGCCGGCCAGCCGCCGATCATCGACGGCCGCGGCGACCAGTCGATGGACTTCGTGCACGTGTCGGACCTGGCCCGTTCGGTCGTCGCCGCGCTGGAGTCGGAGCAGTCGAACCTGCCGATCAACATCGGCACCGGCGTCGACACCTCGATCGCCACGCTGGCGAAGATCCTCATCGAGGCCGTGGGCGTCGACGTGCAGCCGCAGTTCAACGAGCGTGACGTGCTCGTGTCGCGCCGGGCCGCGGACATCACGCGGGCCCGCGAGATGCTGGGCTGGGAGCCGACGATCTCGGTTGAAGAGGGCATGCGAGCCCTCGTCAGGGATTCCGAGTGA